One Setaria italica strain Yugu1 chromosome I, Setaria_italica_v2.0, whole genome shotgun sequence DNA window includes the following coding sequences:
- the LOC101775972 gene encoding pectate lyase, whose product MERLRWSRPGSLLVLAAAFLASAAASSATSIADWDEHWQKRRELAEASAREAYKPDPFNVTNSFNAAVHRSTSPRREMREKKKKSNGPCRATNPIDKCWRCRKNWATDRQRLARCARGFGRAATGGLGGKIYVVTDPTDADVVNPRPGTLRWGAIQPGPLWIIFARSMIIQLSQELLVSSDKTIDGRGAQVHIANGGGITVQFARNVIIHGLHVHDVKHTDGGLMRDSPTHMGPRTKADGDGISLFGATDVWIDHISMSNCEDGLIDVVQSSTGVTISNCHFTNHNDVMLFGASDSYPQDQVMQITVAFNHFGRGLVQRMPRCRWGFFHVVNNDYTHWLMYAIGGSNAPTIISQGNRYIAPPNIAAKLITKHYADEGVWKNWVWHTEDDLFMNGAVFQPSGGAVPRKINKKEWVKPKPGSYVTRLTRFSGTLSCIPGRKC is encoded by the coding sequence ATGGAGAGGCTCCGGTGGAGCCGCCCCGGctccctcctcgtcctcgcggCGGCGTTCCTGgcgtccgccgcggcgtcgAGCGCCACCAGCATCGCCGACTGGGACGAGCACTGGCAGAAGCGCCGGGAGCTGGCCGAGGCGTCGGCCCGGGAGGCGTACAAGCCCGACCCCTTCAACGTCACCAACAGCTTCAACGCCGCCGTGCACAGGTCCACCAGCCCGCGGCGCGAGAtgcgggagaagaagaagaagtccaACGGCCCGTGCCGCGCCACCAACCCCATCGACAAGTGCTGGCGCTGCCGCAAGAACTGGGCCACGGACCGGCAGCGCCTGGCCCGCTGCGCCAGGGGCTTCGGCCGCGCCGCTACCGGCGGGCTCGGCGGCAAGATCTACGTCGTCACCGACCCGACCGACGCCGACGTGGTGAACCCCCGCCCGGGGACGCTCCGGTGGGGCGCCATCCAGCCCGGCCCGCTCTGGATCATCTTCGCCAGGTCCATGATCATCCAGCTCTCGCAGGAGCTCCTCGTCAGCAGCGACAAGACCAtcgacggccgcggcgcgcaGGTCCACAtcgccaacggcggcggcatcaCCGTGCAGTTCGCGCGGAACGTCATCATCCACGGCCTCCACGTGCACGACGTGAAGCACACCGACGGCGGGCTGATGCGGGACTCGCCGACGCACATGGGGCCCCGGACCaaggccgacggcgacggcatcTCGCTGTTCGGCGCCACCGACGTGTGGATCGACCACATCTCCATGTCCAACTGCGAGGACGGGCTCATCGACGTCGTGCAGAGCTCCACGGGGGTCACCATCTCCAACTGCCACTTCACCAACCACAACGACGTGATGCTCTTCGGCGCCAGCGACTCGTACCCGCAGGACCAGGTGATGCAGATCACCGTCGCCTTCAACCACTTCGGCAGGGGGCTCGTGCAGCGGATGCCGCGCTGCCGGTGGGGCTTCTTCCACGTCGTCAACAACGACTACACGCACTGGCTCATGTACGCCATTGGAGGGAGCAACGCGCCTACCATCATCAGCCAGGGGAACAGGTACATCGCGCCGCCCAACATCGCCGCCAAGTTGATCACCAAGCACTACGCCGACGAGGGGGTGTGGAAGAACTGGGTGTGGCACACGGAGGACGACCTCTTCATGAACGGCGCCGTCTTCCAGCCCTCCGGCGGGGCGGTCCCCAGGAAGATCAACAAGAAGGAGTGGGTCAAGCCCAAGCCGGGATCCTACGTCACCAGGCTCACACGCTTCTCCGGCACCTTGTCCTGCATCCCCGGCAGAAAGTGCTGA
- the LOC101776377 gene encoding nuclear ribonuclease Z isoform X2 → MAKGSKSAAAADESAVISTSAPTRPRAMQRVEIEGYSVEGISIAGHETCVMFPSLNLAFDIGRCPPFAVSQDLLFISHAHMDHIGGLPLYVATRGRRRMRPPTVFIPACLADLVRKLFEVHRAMDQSDLDHKLVPLEVGEEYELGKDLRVRPFKTYHVVPSQGYVIYRLKHKLKDEYAGLPGKELGTLRKSGVEITNTVSTPEIAFTGDTMSDFILDPDNADVLKAKILVVESTYIDDSKSIEDAREKGHTHLSEDIDVAINRLPPPFRSRVYALKEGF, encoded by the exons ATGGCGAAGGGCAGCAAGTCAGCGGCGGCCGCTGATGAGTCAGCGGTGATCTCAACCTCTGCTCCCACACGGCCGAGGGCAATGCAGCGGGTTGAGATCGAGGGCTACTCCGTGGAGGGCATCTCGATCGCTGGGCATGAGACATGCGTCATGTTCCCCTCCCTCAACCTCGCTTTCGACATTGGCCGCTGTCCGCCGTTCGCCGTCTCGCAGGacctcctcttcatctcccatGCGCACATGGACCACATTGGGGGCCTCCCCCTGTACGTCGCCACGCGGGGTCGCAGGAGGATGCGCCCGCCCACCGTCTTCATCCCCGCATGCCTTGCGGACCTCGTGCGGAAGCTCTTCGAGGTCCACCGAGCCATGGACCAGTCTGACCTCGACCACAAGCTCGTGCCGCTCGAGGTAGGGGAGGAGTACGAGCTCGGCAAGGACCTCAGGGTCAGGCCGTTCAAGACCTACCATGTCGTGCCCAGCCAG GGGTATGTGATATACAGGCTGAAGCACAAGCTTAAGGACGAGTATGCTGGCCTTCCAGGGAAAGAACTCGGTACTCTCAGAAAGTCAGGAGTTGAG ATTACGAATACAGTGTCGACACCTGAGATTGCTTTCACGGGAGATACAATGTCGGATTTCATCCTTGATCCTGATAATGCAGATGTGTTGAAGGCGAAAATTCTAGTGGTTGAG AGTACTTATATTGATGACTCCAAATCAATTGAGGATGCAAGAGAAAAGGGGCACACTCACTTGTCTGAG GACATTGATGTAGCAATCAACAGATTGCCACCACCTTTCCGAAGCAGAGTTTATGCATTGAAGGAAGGCTTCTAG
- the LOC101776377 gene encoding nuclear ribonuclease Z isoform X1 produces the protein MAKGSKSAAAADESAVISTSAPTRPRAMQRVEIEGYSVEGISIAGHETCVMFPSLNLAFDIGRCPPFAVSQDLLFISHAHMDHIGGLPLYVATRGRRRMRPPTVFIPACLADLVRKLFEVHRAMDQSDLDHKLVPLEVGEEYELGKDLRVRPFKTYHVVPSQGYVIYRLKHKLKDEYAGLPGKELGTLRKSGVEITNTVSTPEIAFTGDTMSDFILDPDNADVLKAKILVVESTYIDDSKSIEDAREKGHTHLSEIASLSDKLENKAILLNHFSNRYTAEDIDVAINRLPPPFRSRVYALKEGF, from the exons ATGGCGAAGGGCAGCAAGTCAGCGGCGGCCGCTGATGAGTCAGCGGTGATCTCAACCTCTGCTCCCACACGGCCGAGGGCAATGCAGCGGGTTGAGATCGAGGGCTACTCCGTGGAGGGCATCTCGATCGCTGGGCATGAGACATGCGTCATGTTCCCCTCCCTCAACCTCGCTTTCGACATTGGCCGCTGTCCGCCGTTCGCCGTCTCGCAGGacctcctcttcatctcccatGCGCACATGGACCACATTGGGGGCCTCCCCCTGTACGTCGCCACGCGGGGTCGCAGGAGGATGCGCCCGCCCACCGTCTTCATCCCCGCATGCCTTGCGGACCTCGTGCGGAAGCTCTTCGAGGTCCACCGAGCCATGGACCAGTCTGACCTCGACCACAAGCTCGTGCCGCTCGAGGTAGGGGAGGAGTACGAGCTCGGCAAGGACCTCAGGGTCAGGCCGTTCAAGACCTACCATGTCGTGCCCAGCCAG GGGTATGTGATATACAGGCTGAAGCACAAGCTTAAGGACGAGTATGCTGGCCTTCCAGGGAAAGAACTCGGTACTCTCAGAAAGTCAGGAGTTGAG ATTACGAATACAGTGTCGACACCTGAGATTGCTTTCACGGGAGATACAATGTCGGATTTCATCCTTGATCCTGATAATGCAGATGTGTTGAAGGCGAAAATTCTAGTGGTTGAG AGTACTTATATTGATGACTCCAAATCAATTGAGGATGCAAGAGAAAAGGGGCACACTCACTTGTCTGAG ATAGCGAGTCTGTCTGACAAGCTTGAAAACAAAGCTATTTTACTAAATCACTTTTCAAATCGGTATACTGCAGAG GACATTGATGTAGCAATCAACAGATTGCCACCACCTTTCCGAAGCAGAGTTTATGCATTGAAGGAAGGCTTCTAG
- the LOC106804189 gene encoding uncharacterized protein LOC106804189 encodes MANCKPVPTPVDTKPKVSTNDGELLSVATFYHSIAGVLQYLTLTWPDIAYVVNQACLHMHTPRDAHWNLIKQVLLYLRGTMRGTITDNIRVSASSSCDLTVYSDIDWAGCPDTRRSTSGYCIFLGNTLVSWSSKRQTTVSRSSAEAEYRAVANMAAGCCWLRSLLRELYVPVDKAMVIYCDNELAVYLSENPVHHWKTKHVSLIYISYAKRFSWGTCVSFRFRLGSNLQIS; translated from the coding sequence ATGGCGAATTGCAAGCCCGTTCCTACTCCGGTCGACACAAAGCCCAAGGTTTCCACCAACGACGGCGAGCTCCTGTCCGTCGCCACGTTCTACCACAGCATCGCCGGCGTGCTTCAATACCTGACGCTGACATGGCCTGACATCGCCTACGTCGTGAACCAGGCGTGCCTTCACATGCACACGCCGCGCGACGCCCACTGGAACCTCATCAAACAGGTGCTGCTTTACCTGCGAGGGACAATGAGAGGGACAATAACCGACAACATTCGTGTTTCGGCTTCCTCTTCCTGCGACCTCACAGTCTACTCCGACATCGACTGGGCTGGGTGCCCAGATACTCGCCGCTCGACATCAGGATACTGCATCTTCCTCGGCAACACCTTGGTCTCCTGGTCATCAAAGAGGCAGACCACCGTGTCTCGGTCCAGTGCAGAGGCGGAATACCGAGCAGTGGCGAACATGGCGGCCGGGTGTTGCTGGCTGCGAAGCCTGCTCCGCGAGCTGTACGTTCCAGTCGACAAGGCTATGGTGATCTACTGTGATAATGAGTTGGCTGTCTACCTCTCAGAAAACCCAGTTCATCACTGGAAAACGAAGCACGTGAGCTTGATATACATTTCGTACGCGAAAAGGTTCAGCTGGGGCACATGCGTGTCATTCAGGTTCCGTCTCGGCAGCAATTTGCAGATATCATGA